The DNA region TCCAAAGGACAGGTGTGCAAAGATCCTGACAGGGGAGTCAAAGAGGTTCCTTGAAGACAACAAAGGCACTTCCCTTGAGGTCATCGAGTTTTGTATCTATGACGATGACACACTCGGCTGTTTTCTCTCTGAATTCGATGCCCTCTGAGAGACTCGAAGAGGATGAACCGATGAATAAAGGAATCTTTATTACGGGAACGGACACGGGTTCAGGAAAGACCATCATCACGGCCGCCATCGCAAGGGGGTTTAAAAGTATGGGTCTGAACACAGGTGTTATGAAGCCCATTGAAACGGGTTGTCAAGAAAGGGACGGAGAAATGATCCCGGAGGACGGCCTTTTTTTAAAGGATATGGCTGACTCTCCCGTCCCGATAGAAGACATCGCCCCTTACAGGCTGCAAACACCCGTTGCCCCCTCCGTTGCATCGCGTATCGAGGGAAGGGAAATAAGCATTGAACATATCCTTTCGACTTACAAAAAACTCAGGGACAGGCATGACATCGTCATTGTCGAGGGCATAGGCGGGCTCCTTGTCCCGATAACAAAACACTACTTCGTTTCCGACCTCGTGAAGGACCTCGATGTCCCACTCATCGTCGTAGCAGCCAACCGTCTCGGTGTCCTCAACCACACACTTCTGACCGTGAAAGCCGCCCGGATGAGCGGGCTTGACCTTACGGGCGTAATACTGAACGATACAGACCCATTGCCTGAAGACGTCTCAACGCAGAGCAACTATTCAGAACTCAAATCCGTCCTTGATATTCCCCTCCTCGGGCACTTCCCTTATGTTGAGAGACCGGGCAAGGATGCCCTGGGAAGGATTGCAGCAGGGTATCTGGATCTGCAATA from bacterium BMS3Abin08 includes:
- the bioD1 gene encoding ATP-dependent dethiobiotin synthetase BioD 1; its protein translation is MTMTHSAVFSLNSMPSERLEEDEPMNKGIFITGTDTGSGKTIITAAIARGFKSMGLNTGVMKPIETGCQERDGEMIPEDGLFLKDMADSPVPIEDIAPYRLQTPVAPSVASRIEGREISIEHILSTYKKLRDRHDIVIVEGIGGLLVPITKHYFVSDLVKDLDVPLIVVAANRLGVLNHTLLTVKAARMSGLDLTGVILNDTDPLPEDVSTQSNYSELKSVLDIPLLGHFPYVERPGKDALGRIAAGYLDLQYLSSSLFGKH